TTCTCTTACCTTGCTAGATGTAAGTAAACAAGTATATGATTacatgatatttatgtaagaaaattgTCTAGTCATTTTTGCATAATCATTTTGAACTGATACAAGTCTTATTAAGAATAacttatttatgtattctGTGTCTAGTGCCTAGGACAGAATAGTTGGTGGGGTGCTCGCCTTTTGATATCTCTAGTGGAATTTCAGTCGCGCAATATCCTTCGCTTGTGCGCTCTGTCGGAAATTATTATCTTGCCATTTACAGTCCTCCTAGTATTTACGTATGTACATAAGATTACTGTTTTTTTATGCCAGCCTAATAAGATCGTAATTAAGAGATGGTATTGTGATAAtatgctaaatatatttttcataggGGACGTGCCGGTCTGCTGACACCTTTCATCTACTATCAGTTCCTGAAACTGCGACTTGCATCGCAAAGAAATCCATTTACGCGAAATGTATTTTACGAACTTAGAAACGGATTAAGTTCGGTGTCGAAAAAACCGGCGGTGCCAGATATTATTCGAAGAATGATCGACGGTCTGCTGTCCTTGACTCAACAAATGGCGCCAGTGcgtcaataaatatttacgatgttaaatttaaattttttcttatcgtcTCAAGACAGATCTCCTAGGGTTCTAGGGTCCACTCAGCAACACATTGAATTAGTGTTAGCACAAAATGAGTGCCGACATCAAAATTCATAATGAATATGTATTGCTTGATAATTGGAAATATCTGTGGCAACAATCAAAGCCTGAATggtttttttttgatataattatgttcattaattattaaacgttcataaattatattaagtaagaAAATATGAGGACTTTGtactaattattatcatatagaattcacaattgaaaaaaattatataactcgGTTAATAGATTTAGTTGTAGATATCTTTTATGAGAGCTTTCGAACAAGACAGTGTAATACAATTCACAGTATGTCAGAGAGAATATATCAATGTATCTCATTCACATTAATAGATTGTATTACACTGTGTCTTGCTGAAAAATTCCCTATATCTATTTTGCAGAATACTTTGAatctattgttatatttagataagaacaaaaatatctatgCACATATACTAACTTTATAGTTTCAAATGTAATACAAAtttgaaacataaatttataacaaataggTAATGGtacatataatagaatttataatgttGATTGTTTGTTAGTTATGTTTTCtttgattgattaattttattttgcacggTGTTTTTCGGTATTATAAGCGTCTAATATCTGAGGTATACaacatagaaaattatttttgaaatacagaataattatattgactCGCCATCTCTTTGgaataagtttaatttaatacttacatatatttttgtcaatttttcgtttctaatataattttgtccaTCTTTTAATTGATACACTTGAAcatatttgtcatatttaaaattcataatgaTTTTGTAAATGAAGATAATTATCACTATGCTGACATGTAGTAATCTCAAAACATGGTCAATAAATCTTTCTAAGTAAAATGTGTATTAgctattgaaattttttaaaacaaatattttacattaaaatgaaaacttgatctaatacaaataatttttctttgagctcttcaaattattgtatttaaaataaaaaagattttttattttctgtatttattttttattcaaatgatCATTATACAGCAATTGGAGCAGGTTGAGGTAAATCTTTTGATGGTTTTACCTCAGAAATCGGGACCGATGGGGGTATTTCTTCCTTTGGTTCCACAATAGATACATAATCAGGAAGAGGTTTCTTCGGACCGCTCTTGCCATTGGGATCCCAAGGTAGCATAATTTTAACCTTAATTCCTAGTACAcctaaaataaacattaaaaaaatacatatatgtaataaagataacaattttgtaaaatataaatattttatatcaataaatgtaatttctataacaaaacatattattactataGTATTAGTTAATGCAATTATACCTTGGCGAAGAAGTACATGTCGAGTTGCGGTATTCACATACTCATTGGTCGGCTCACCCGAATGAATCATAAGTCCGTCAACAAATTTCATCGATTTCGCTCTCTGACCACGTAGCTTACCACTGACAACAACCTCGCAACCTTTTGCACCAGATTCCATGATAAAACGCAGAACACCATAGCATGCTCTGAtaacaaataagaaaacaaaattgagATATTTACTTAATGGAAATTACAGAAGGtacatgattaataaaataaatggaaaaccAAATAAGATACACTAATTTACCTTCGTACAGCTAGACCTCCAATCAGCTTGTATCGTAGAGACTCTGCTTGTGCGATGGCACACAGGCCACGTGTGGCGACCTTTTCGGCGTACAATTCAACATTTTGTGGTTCTTTAAAGTTGAAACGCTTTTGCACCACAGACGTCAGTTCTCTAATCCTGCGTCCTTTTTCACCGAGCACGCTCTGCGTGTGAGTGGCcaacaaaataatttccgTTCGGTTTGGTGTCACACGGACCTCCACGCCCGAATAGCCATCCTCGGCGAGCTCGCGAGTCAAGAACTCGTTCAGTTCAGCCCTGAAGACACCGTCTCCTACGAACTATAAacaaaaagaaggaaagaataaatatacataatatcaaACCTCTCTTCCTGCATCATTTTGTATTGTACGGAATTTtcttatagaatattttcgcGAATTAATCACGTAAATGTAATCAGATTATAACCTAGTCtacgtttattaaaataaacataaccaatatatagttaaaaaatatcaagatttaaagaaagtatagagagagaaaataaagatacacCGGATTTAGCAAAATTTcgcacattttaaatatttttttccagaaCCAGGACACGTGAAATGTAAAGTCAGTGAGAGTGACGCTAGAAATATCCATGTCATCCACTATGTGCGAGTATTGCATTCGTGAAATTTTCaacgaaatatctttttaacagCTTCTAGCATTGCGACAATGagcatatttttacatattttttattataaaactcttGAAAATCACTAACCTTCCTTTTCTTCGATATGGAACGGTTCTCCATGTTTTACACGAAAGGCCGAAACATTTAGATCTAGAACGGAAGCGCACAACTGGCCACGAACTAAGCGATGTTAATAGATGCGTATATCCACCTCGCATATGCGTACATCCAATgtacgaaaaaaattgattccgaaatcaaaataacatttaattcacACTGACAATTCTCGCGgcaagataatataatttttcctaaaaaatagaatgcatttaattacattatatttaagtttCACAATGTAAAGGAAAGTCTGGACATTATCGCTCTTTTACTGATTCGCCCATTTCGTATTCGACCAAATATGGcggaattaaaattgaatcatCCGTTTCTTCTTACTTggtctttaattaaattatacacgcACTTATTCTATCTCTATTATTGATTAAGTTTATGTCAATATTGTGACGAGAGCCGGACGCCAGACACCGGACACATTATGAGAATGTGCGTGCTGTAATGCGCACGAGACGCGATGGAGTGGCGGACGATGGTGGTGATAGTGCTGATCGTGAGCCTGTGTTTCTTTATGATACCGATTAAAGTCGAGCCCGACAAAAATGCTGAGGACGCAAAACTGTTCGCGAATTATGTTGCCCAACACAATAAATCCTACAAGAATGATTCTGCAGAATATAAAGAGCGATTCGAGCACTTTCAGGTAAACGATAAATCGATCTGTCAAAATTGATTGTTAGTAGAAAGCACAGGCGCACAAGTTTGAAAGGTTGCGCGATCCATCAATCcgttaaatgtattttttacggATTTAATCTTcggattttattgtttatcctatgtacataattatgagttctttaaatatattacatattcaaattattttaattaaataatattatatatactacatgAGTCATTCATTTATGACATGACATGCGCgtgatgttttaattttaattaattccatCGGGATCAACAAAATGGAACGAGCgtaagaagataaaaaaatattaaacttgtttgattttaaaatttctctttattaattataatttctttctatatttatcttcgattatattatactgtttgcatgtttttttattttgaaaactcAGTGTAAATTGATTCGAAATGTAGTGCAcgcatttatttctaaaactcTATAGTGTAACTTGAACTATATGCTACATACGCACTTTTATCGATTAAAGCGCGTTCTGAATGAGCttataactataattacattacgtataaaatataaaataaaaatacaaaaaaataaatatatacaggagTTTAAGAAAATAGACATATATCTAGTGACAGAcatagttaaaattatataataatataataaattatataattatataattatgtaattaaagatgatttttctatctaatttctttgtatttatatcaatagtgcatataaaaatgcagCCTGTTTTActttagtaatattaattataaaattaattgcagaATTCATTGCGAAACATTGAAAAGATGAATAGTCTTCGATCGTGCCAGGAAAGCGCGTATTATGGCCTGACAGAATTCTCTGATTTATCcgaagatgaatttttacaacGAACTCTACTTCCCGATTTATCTTTACGAGGTAAAGACATTTGTTTTAAAAGGCATGAACAATCgcaaaaataaagcaaaagcGAGAtcaacatattataataattttcttttattaatactaaaaaaaaaacaaaatcttaaaatttataagaaatcattcatctttttttacaaagttcagattatatgttatatcatatttaataaaataaataaaaatttatctctcgAGAAAAATCCACAACATGAGTTAAATATGAATGTAATACAATTTACTTGCTGATATAAATATggcaattttatcaattaggTCAAAAACATACGACGTCGTCGTATTATCATCAGCATTTTACGAACTCGGTTAATCGCGTGAAAAGGGTAACGGGCATACCCTCCAAGTTCGACTGGCGGGAGCGAGGGGTCGTAGGGCCAGTTCGAAACCAGGAGAGTTGCGGTGCGTGCTGGGCATTCAGCACTATCGGGGTGGTCGAATCCATGTACGCCATCAAAAACGGAACTTTGTATCCCTTTAGCGTACAGGAAGTAGGTCGTTATATTCCTGACACGCTTCTCTGTTTACAGGCGAGGGAACTGCTGGAAACGAGAATGTAGCCTGTGCAAAATGCAAATTTGATGAAAGTGCCTTTATGCACTTGTATACGTTGTAATAcgtacaaataaatttcaccATCGAATAAAttcgttatatacatatacatacacacacacacacacacacacacaaacacatattatatatatatatatatatatatatattgactgACTTTTAAAGTcgtttaaattctttttctttattattccaGCAGCTCCCTCAGTTTTTCAACTTGTAATCTTTACATGTAGGGAActaaagaaaagttttaagattttaaaaagatttgttgtatacaattttctcGATACGTTAAAAGAAATCATTATAACAACAAAATTGTGGATATTTTCTGAAAGTCTCAATACTTTTTTAGATCCTTACATATTCAATTCGACAACCGATAGCTAAACTTTTATCTCGTAACAGATGATCGATTGCATGCCGGGCGATTACGGATGCCAGGGTGGTGATATATGCAGTTTACTCTCGTGGCTGCTGGTGTCAAAGACCAGAATCATTTCCGAGAACGTTTATCCTCTCACATGGCG
This sequence is a window from Anoplolepis gracilipes chromosome 10, ASM4749672v1, whole genome shotgun sequence. Protein-coding genes within it:
- the Rps3 gene encoding small ribosomal subunit protein uS3: MENRSISKKRKFVGDGVFRAELNEFLTRELAEDGYSGVEVRVTPNRTEIILLATHTQSVLGEKGRRIRELTSVVQKRFNFKEPQNVELYAEKVATRGLCAIAQAESLRYKLIGGLAVRRACYGVLRFIMESGAKGCEVVVSGKLRGQRAKSMKFVDGLMIHSGEPTNEYVNTATRHVLLRQGVLGIKVKIMLPWDPNGKSGPKKPLPDYVSIVEPKEEIPPSVPISEVKPSKDLPQPAPIAV
- the LOC140670007 gene encoding cathepsin O, with product MEWRTMVVIVLIVSLCFFMIPIKVEPDKNAEDAKLFANYVAQHNKSYKNDSAEYKERFEHFQNSLRNIEKMNSLRSCQESAYYGLTEFSDLSEDEFLQRTLLPDLSLRGQKHTTSSYYHQHFTNSVNRVKRVTGIPSKFDWRERGVVGPVRNQESCGACWAFSTIGVVESMYAIKNGTLYPFSVQEMIDCMPGDYGCQGGDICSLLSWLLVSKTRIISENVYPLTWRDDACRLSKTAKTTGVKISDFTCDSFVNAENELLPLLVAHGPMAAAVNAMSWQNYLGGIIQYHCDGSFNNLNHAVQIVGYDMTASIPHYIIKNSWGPTFGNKGYIYIAIGKNLCGIVNQVSSLDVI